A window of Streptomyces sp. NBC_01241 genomic DNA:
AGATCGCCGTCGCCCGGTCCGTCACCGGCCCCCATGTCGCGCCGCTGCTCGACGGGGACGCCGACGCCGAAGTGCCGTGGCTCGCCACCGAATACGTCGCCGGACCGACCCTGTCCGCCGCCGTCCGCGGGGCGGGGGCCATGGCCGGGGCCGAGGTGCGGATGCTCGGCGCCGGACTCGCCCACGCGCTGGCGGCCGTCCACGCGGCCGGAATCGTCCACCGCGACGTCAAGCCCGGCAACGTACTGCTCGCCTCCGACGGCCCGCGCCTGATCGACTTCGGAATCGCCCGCGACGCCGGCGCGACCCCGCTCACCACCACCAGCCGCATGGTCGGCAGCCCCGCCTTCATGTCCCCGGAACACGTGGCGGGCAGCGGACGCGTCGTCCCGGCGTCCGACGTCTTCTGCCTCGCCTCCGTGCTCTGCTTCGCCGCCACCGGGCGCGATCCTTTCGGTGACGGGCCGGTCGCCGCCGTGCTCTACCGGGTCAAGTACGTCGAGGCCGACCTCGGCGACGTGCCCGAGGCGCTGCGTGCCGTCCTGGCGGACTGCCTGGTCGCCGACCCCGCCGCTCGCCCCACCGCCGCGGAACTCGCGCAGCGGCTCGCCCCCGACGCGGCCGCGCGATGGCCGGAGCCGGTGGTGCGGCACATCGCCGAGTACGAGCGGGAGCTGGCCCGGGTCGTCGCACTGGGCGGACCGCTGCTGCCGGGATACACGCCGACCGAGGTGGCCGCCGGAAGTCCTCCGGCCCCCCATCAATTGCCCACCCAGGGAACCGACTTCGCTCCCGGCCTGCACATCGCGCCCACCCAGGGCCCGGGACTCGCCCCGCCCCCGCGCCGCTCCCGGCGCACCCTGGGCGCGGTCGTCGCCGCGCTGATCGTGCTGGGTGCGGCCACCGGGGGCGTCCTGGCCTGGCGCAACAACCGCACCACCCCCAACGAGGCCTCTCCCGGCGGCGGTTCACCCGCAGCGGCCAAGATCGTGGCCGGTGTGGACGAGAACGGCGGCCCGGACGCCTCGGGCACCGTCCCGTACGGCCGCGATGTCCGGCCGACGGGGTGGAAGAAGTCCTGGCAGGGCAAGTTCTCCGGATCGCCGATCGGCTGCTCCGCCGGCCGGGACGTCGTGGTCTGCCGGAAGACGGACGGTACGTACGAGGCGTTGTCGGCGGCGGACGGGCACCGGATGTGGACGTTGGATGCGGGGGAGACCACCCGCCCGGCGGGCTGGGGACCCCGTGGACAGTTCTTCATGCCGGCCGGCGCCACCCGCCCCCGCGTGTACGACGACACCGTCCTGCTCGCCGCAGGCGACCGGTTGCAGTCGGTGGACGCCCGTACAGGGAAGGTCCGTTGGGAGGCCCGAGCCGGTGGGGCGCACGACCTGGACAGTGCGCCGGTCGTGGTCGACGGCCTGGTCTTCGCCTCCACCTCACCGTCGTTCGACGGTGCGTCCCTCGCTGCCTACGACCTGAAAACCGGCGCCGAGAAGTGGCGAAAGCCGCTGTCCCCGCAGGGCGTCTCCAACGCCCAGGGGGGCAACTTCTGGCCGGTCGCCACCGACGACGGTGTGCTGTACGCCGTGGGTGAGGAAGCACCGAAGGCTTTTCGGCCGAAGGACGGCACGCTGCTCGGCACAGCCGGTGGCGAGGCCGTTCAGGGGGCCGGCGAGCGGACGAACCCGGGGTGCGGGGACCTCCGGGTGCGCGGTGGTTTCGCCTTCTGTACGGCCTACTTCACCAGCGAAGACCCTGCGGGCTCCGGCAGTGACATGCACCTGCTGCGGCTTTCGGCGGGGACACTCAAGACGCTGGGGCGGGTGCCGGTGGATTCCTCGCTCGCTGCCGAGGCGACGCTCACCGCGCTGGACGACCGGGTGATCACGCTCCGCAGAGGCGGCAAAGGCGTGCACGACGAGCTCGTGGTCGTGAGCAGCGACGGCAGCCGGATCCTCGGCAGGTTCCCGCTCGGCGGGAAGCCGGCGCAGGGCATGAGCAACCCGGTGTCCGACCCGATGATCGTCGCCGACACACTGGTCTGGGCGGACAGCACAACGCTGTACACGGTCCCTATCCGCTCCGACGGAACCCTGGGCCCACTGGCCGGGACCCGGGTTCCGGGCGCTCCTGGCCCGACCAGGACACCGACCTACGACAGCGTCACCAACGGCATCGATCTGGAGCAGGAACTGCTCGACCCGCAGGTGCTGCCGGTCGGCGGCGTCGTGCACGTCGTGTACGACGACGGCACCACGGTCTCCGTACCGCTGCCCGGATGAACGACGAACCGCTTGAGGGGACCGTGCAGTGATCGAGCCGCTTCCACCCGGCAGAGCCAGGCTGATCGGCCCGTACCAGTTGCTCGGACTGCTGGGTGCAGGCGGCATGGGCGAGGTGTATCTGGCCCGGCCCGCCGGTGCGGGGGACACCACCGCCGGGCTGGTCGCGCTGAAGACCGTGCGCCCGGACCTCGACCTCGACGACGGCTTCCGGATCCGCTTCCGGCGCGAGATCGACGCGGCGGGTGCAGTCTGCAGTCCGCACACCGCATCCCTCGTCGGCGGCGACGCGAGCGGCCGGCTGCCCTGGCTGGCGACCGAGTACGTCCCGGGCCCCTCGCTCGCCGAGGCGGTGATCCGTGGCGGGCCGATGCCCGAGCCGGTGGTGCGCGAGATGGGCGCCGGTCTCGCCCGCGCGCTCGCCGACATGCACGCGGTACGCGTACTCCACCGCGACCTCAAGCCGGGCAATGTGCTGCTCGGCGCCGACGGGCCGAAAGTGATCGACTTCGGGATCGCCCAGGCCTTCGATGCCACCCAGCTCACCCGGACCGGTGTGGTCGTGGGCAGCCCCGGCTACATCTCGCCCGAGCACGTCAACGGCTCACGGTCGCTCGTACCGGCGTCGGACGTCTTCTGCCTCGGTGCGGTGCTCGCCTTCGCGGCGACCGGTCGGGGCCCGTTCGACGACTCCGACATGGCTGCCGTGATCTTCCGGATCGCCCAGGGCGAGGCCGAACTGTCAGGTGTGCCACCGCAGTTGCGTGCAGTGATCGAGGAGTGCCTGCGCAGCGACGCCGAGGCCCGGCCGACCCCTCGGCAACTGGCCGGCATGCTGCTGCCGGGAGACCGGGTGGGCGCGGCGGCGGGCGGACCGTTTCCCTGGACGGAAGCGGTACGGGGGCAGCTCGCCGCGCACGCGGCGGGGGCGCGCGCCGTCGTGGAGGCGGCTGCGCCGTCCGCTGCCGCGCCACCGGTCCCGTCCGGTGCCCCGCACCCCGGCGGGCCCGCCCTCGCTCCGACGCCCGTCGTGCCCGTGTCCGTGCCCGGCGACGGCAAGGGCAAGAAGGGACTGTGGATCGGGCTGGCGGCAGCGGCCACGGCGGTGTGCGTGGTGCTGGGGGCGGTGCTGCTGCCGGGTCTCTTCGAGGGGGACGGCGGGGGCGACGGCAAGGCGGGCGGAGCCGGTGACGGCGCGCAGCCGACCGCTGCCGCCACGGACGCTGTGCGGACGAAGGCCGGGCCCGCCGTCATTCCGGGCGCGGACTCGGGACACACCGGCGATTTCGGGACGGTTGCCGCAGATGCCTCCGGGAAGCCCGCAGGCTGGCAGCCCTGGCACGTCAGGATCGCAAACGGCCGCGTCGAGTGCGTACTCGCGGACACGTCCCTGGTCTGTGGCGGCCCGCAGCGGATCACCGTGCTGGACGCCGCGAACGGCAAGCAGCGCTGGCAGACCGAGCCGGGAAAGGCGGGCACCGGACCGGCCTCGGTGGCCGCAGTGATCGGCAACACCGTGTACGCGTTCTCGGACGGGGCCCTGGTGGCGCTCGGCCTGGCCGACGGCGCCGAGAAGTGGCGCGAGCCGCTGCCCGACGGCACCCGGGTGACCGACTCCGTCCAGTCGGGCGGAGTTCTGTACTACGCCACGAGGGCCACCGGCACAGGTGCGGCCCGGATCTTCGCCCACCAGCTCACCGGCGCGCACACCCGCAAGTGGGACAAGCCGTGGGACGACACAGCCGGCGAAGGGGAACTGGCCTTCGCCGACGGTCGGCTCGTCGCGGTCGGCGATGTCGTCACCGTCCTGAAGGGTGCGGACGGGGCGAGGTCGGGAGGCACCGGACCCGGCGACATCACCTGCCGCATGCCTGTCCTGAAGGGGATGGCACTGCTCTGTCCGGGGCCGAACGGTCTGACGGTCGTCGATGTGACCGCCCCGCAGAACCGCCGGACGATCGCCGACGGAGTGGACATCGCCTACCGGCCCGCCGTCACCCAGGGCGGCACGGTCGTGCTGAGCAGCGAGGAACGGGTGTACGCCTTCGGACTTGCCGACGGGCGGCAGAACTGGACGACGCCCGACTCAGTGGACTACTCGGGCGCACCGGTCGTCGTCGGCGACCACGCCTACCTCGTCACGGAGGACTATGTGGAGTCCTACGAATTCGCCCCCGAAGGGCAGGACATCCCGGTCAACACCAAGCGGTACGACGGCTGGCCGGACGAATCCGCCAACGGGGCCGACCCGGGAACCGTCTCCCTGCTGGCGAAGGGAGACGTGGTGTTCCTGAGCTTCGAGGACGGAAGAGTCCTCTCCGGGTACGCGCCCTGAGCTCTCCCCGGTCCTAGCCGCGTCCTAGTCGTCGTCCCCGTGGCGGTCGTCGCCGTGGTCGTCGTCATCGCGGTCATGGCCGTCGTCCGACCGGTCCACCGTGACCTTGGCCGTCTTGGCGTCGACGTTCAGCTCGTGCGGCACGGCCTCGCCGGTGGTCACCGCAGGTGCTCTGCGCATGGACACCGCCGCCGCCGGGTGCATCTCGGCACAGCCGAAATCGCCCTCACCACCAAGGAGTTCGCGGTGCCGGAACAGTTCGTGCTGCGGGCCGGGCAGGTGGTGAGCAAGGCGGACATCCTGGAACACGTCTGGGACTTCGCCTACGACGGCGACCCGAACATCGTCGAGGTGTACGTGAGCGCGCTGCGCCGCAAGCTCGGCGCCGCGGCCATCCGTACGGTGCGCGGCGCCGGATACCGGCTGGAGGCGCTGTGAGGTCGGTACGGGCCAGGGCCGCGCTCGGTGCCACCGTGGTGGTCGCCGTGGCACTGATCGGCGCCGGGCTGGCCGTACTCCTCGTCCTGCGCGCCAACCTCACCGACCAGGCGGAGCTGCAGGCCGAGGTGGTGGCCCGCGAGGTGGCCGGGCAGCTGGCCCTCGACGTGCCGTACGACCGGCTGGAGATGCGCGCCGAGGAGGACAATCCGGTCCAGGTGACCGACGAGGACGGGCGCGTGGTGGCCGTCTCCAAGGACCTGGAGGCGATCTCCGGCACGGGCACGGACCAGGTCACTTCGGCCAGGTCGCCGGCCGCGGGGGACCCCACGGCCTCCGAGGGTTCCGACGACGGCGGCAGCGATGGCGACGACGGGCGGCACAGTACCCCCGGACGGGGCGAAGCCGACTCCGGCGACCCGGACTTCGGCAACGGCACCGCCACCGTCGACGGCGACACGGCCGACTACCGTTTCGCTTCCGTGCGGGCGGCCACCTCCGCCGGGGTGACCCTGACCGTCCACGCGGGCGCCCCGCTGGCCGCCGAGCAGGAGGCGGTGGGCAGTGTGCGCGACGCGGTGCTGATCGGGCTCCCGGTGCTGCTGCTCGTCGTCGCCGCGGTGACGGGGCTGGTGACCCGGCGGGCGCTGCGCCCGGTCGAGGGCATCCGGCGCGAGATGGCCGCGATCACCGCCTCGGAGGATCTGAGCAGGCGGGTGCCCGAGCCCGGTTCGCGCGACGAGATCGCCCGGCTGGCCCGTACCACCAACGAGACCCTGACGGCCCTGGAGGCATCGGTGGACCGCCAGCGGCGCTTCGTCGCGGACGCCTTGCACGAACTGCGCAGCCCGATCGCCTCGTTGCGCACCCAGTTGGAGGTGGGCGCCGCGCATCCGGAGCTGCTGGACGTGCCGGCGCGGTCGCCGACACCGTACGGCTGCAGGCGCTGGCGGCCGATCTGCTGCTGCTGGCCCGGTTGACCGCTCAGGCCGCCCGCCGCAGCAGGCCGTCGCCGCCCCGCGGGTCACACCTTGCCGCGTCGGCCCCGCAGATGATCGGCGACCGGGGCCAGCGCCGCGTGCAGTTCCGCCAGCGCCTGAGGCGTCAACAGGTCCATGAAGTGCTTGCGCACCGACGCCACGTGGTGCGGAGCCACCTTCCGCATCGTCTCCGCGCCGTCCTCGGTGAGGACCGCGTACAGACCGCGCCGGTCGGACTCGCAGTTCTCCCGGCGGACCAGGCCCGCGCTCTCCATGCGGGTGATCTGGTGCGAGAGCCTGCTCTTGGACTGCAGCGTCGCGGTGGCGAGATCGCTCATCCGCATGCGCTGGTCATCCGACTCCGAGAGATTGACCAGGATTTCGTAGTCGTTCATGGTCAGCCCGAAGGGCTGGAGGTCCTTCTCCAGCTGGTGGGTCAGCAGCCTGCTGACGTCCAGGTGGGTACGCCAGGCGCACTGCTCCGCGTCGTTCAGCCAGCGGGTGGCCGTCTCGGTCTCCATATGTGGATTCTACCTAAGAAGTTGAAAGCCGGACGAAGTGGGGGAGTGTGACGCCCGGCACCCGCCCGGAGGCGGACTCGGATGCGGGGTGCGGACGTTCGACGTCACACTCCGCAGGTTACCGTTCACAACCCGAAGCGGCGTTGGAGATCCCCGAGCTGACCGGGCATGCGGGATGCGGACCCGGGTTGACCGCCCCCGCCCGGGACCCCCGGCTGCTGCGGCACCGCCCCGGTCGGCTGCTCGGGCATCAGGATCTCGGTCGACTGGAGCAGCACCGTACCCGCACCGACGAACTCGAACTGGTGCTCCTCGCCCGAGGTTCCGCCGATCCCGGTCAGCGACCGCAGCCCGCCCAGCACGCCGGTCATATAGCCGTGGTCGTAGTGGTGGCACGGCGAGGGGCAGTCCGCCCAGCCCACCAGGGCCTGCGGATCGACCCGCAGCGGCGGCTCCATGAAGACCACCGGACCGTTGGACGCCGCCACGAACTTCCCCGTGCCGATCAGCGTCAGAAAACCCGGCACGATGGACTGCTTGAGCGCCAGCGTCGGCTGGTACGCGAGGAGGTTGCCGGACCGGATCGTCAGATTCCCGTCCTGAAGGTCGTACGAGTTGACGTCGAAGGCCCGGTCCGCGAGCAGCATCTTGCCGCTGCCCTCGGCCACCACCCAGTCGCTCACGTGCAGCGGCGAGTGGAAGCTCGTACGGATCAGCCGCTCGAAGCGGCCGTGACCGATGCCGTTGAACTCGATCCGCCCGTAATAGGCGATCATCTTGCCCTTCTGCAGGAACCACTGGCTCCCCTTGAGCTCCACGCAGAAGGTGTAGGAGTTGACGTTGTCGTCCGACGGCAGCGTCATCGGGTCGAAGACCACGGGCGTGCTCACAGCTTCTCCTCCGAGGCCTGGACGTACACCGCGCCGCTGCCGCTCAGCTCCAGCTGGAACGCCTCGCCGGAGCCGCGCCCCACCATCTCGCGCCAGCCGAGCGCGGTGGAGAGCTTGTTGCGCACGTCGCCGTGGTGTGCGACGTACGCCTGCGGGTCCACGTGCACCTCACGGCCCGGGGTGATCGGCAGCTCGATCACCCCGCCGTGTGCCATCACGGCGACCGCGCCATGCCCCTTGAGGGTGGTGGTGAACAGCCCCTGCCCGGTCACCTGACCGCGCACCATGCCCATCACCCCGCCCTGCGAACCCATGAACATCGTGCCCTGCTGGAGCGTCCCGTCGAAGGCGAGCAGCCGGTCGGCCTCCACGTACAGGGTGTCGCCGGCCAGGTTGATCACCTGGATGTGATGTCCGCCGTGGCCGAACATCACCGTGCCATTGCCCTCGACCGTCATCAGCGGGGTCGCCTCATTGGCCACCCGGCGGCCGATCATCGACATCACACCGCCCTGACCGCCCTGGATGTTCGGGGTGAACGACACCTCGCCCTGGTGGGCGAGCATCGCGCCGCGCTGGCTGTACATCTTTTGGCCGGGAACGACCGTCGCCTCGACCATCTTCGAGTTGATCTCGCGGAACGGCATCAGACATCGCCCCCGATGGTGTTCCGCTCGCTCGGCTGGACGTAGACGATGCCCTCGCCCTCGAAGCGGATCTGGAAGGACTCGCCC
This region includes:
- a CDS encoding MarR family winged helix-turn-helix transcriptional regulator — its product is METETATRWLNDAEQCAWRTHLDVSRLLTHQLEKDLQPFGLTMNDYEILVNLSESDDQRMRMSDLATATLQSKSRLSHQITRMESAGLVRRENCESDRRGLYAVLTEDGAETMRKVAPHHVASVRKHFMDLLTPQALAELHAALAPVADHLRGRRGKV
- a CDS encoding AIM24 family protein — translated: MSTPVVFDPMTLPSDDNVNSYTFCVELKGSQWFLQKGKMIAYYGRIEFNGIGHGRFERLIRTSFHSPLHVSDWVVAEGSGKMLLADRAFDVNSYDLQDGNLTIRSGNLLAYQPTLALKQSIVPGFLTLIGTGKFVAASNGPVVFMEPPLRVDPQALVGWADCPSPCHHYDHGYMTGVLGGLRSLTGIGGTSGEEHQFEFVGAGTVLLQSTEILMPEQPTGAVPQQPGVPGGGGQPGSASRMPGQLGDLQRRFGL
- a CDS encoding AIM24 family protein, translated to MPFREINSKMVEATVVPGQKMYSQRGAMLAHQGEVSFTPNIQGGQGGVMSMIGRRVANEATPLMTVEGNGTVMFGHGGHHIQVINLAGDTLYVEADRLLAFDGTLQQGTMFMGSQGGVMGMVRGQVTGQGLFTTTLKGHGAVAVMAHGGVIELPITPGREVHVDPQAYVAHHGDVRNKLSTALGWREMVGRGSGEAFQLELSGSGAVYVQASEEKL
- a CDS encoding protein kinase domain-containing protein; this translates as MIEPLPPGRARLIGPYQLLGLLGAGGMGEVYLARPAGAGDTTAGLVALKTVRPDLDLDDGFRIRFRREIDAAGAVCSPHTASLVGGDASGRLPWLATEYVPGPSLAEAVIRGGPMPEPVVREMGAGLARALADMHAVRVLHRDLKPGNVLLGADGPKVIDFGIAQAFDATQLTRTGVVVGSPGYISPEHVNGSRSLVPASDVFCLGAVLAFAATGRGPFDDSDMAAVIFRIAQGEAELSGVPPQLRAVIEECLRSDAEARPTPRQLAGMLLPGDRVGAAAGGPFPWTEAVRGQLAAHAAGARAVVEAAAPSAAAPPVPSGAPHPGGPALAPTPVVPVSVPGDGKGKKGLWIGLAAAATAVCVVLGAVLLPGLFEGDGGGDGKAGGAGDGAQPTAAATDAVRTKAGPAVIPGADSGHTGDFGTVAADASGKPAGWQPWHVRIANGRVECVLADTSLVCGGPQRITVLDAANGKQRWQTEPGKAGTGPASVAAVIGNTVYAFSDGALVALGLADGAEKWREPLPDGTRVTDSVQSGGVLYYATRATGTGAARIFAHQLTGAHTRKWDKPWDDTAGEGELAFADGRLVAVGDVVTVLKGADGARSGGTGPGDITCRMPVLKGMALLCPGPNGLTVVDVTAPQNRRTIADGVDIAYRPAVTQGGTVVLSSEERVYAFGLADGRQNWTTPDSVDYSGAPVVVGDHAYLVTEDYVESYEFAPEGQDIPVNTKRYDGWPDESANGADPGTVSLLAKGDVVFLSFEDGRVLSGYAP
- a CDS encoding protein kinase domain-containing protein, yielding MLGPLRDDSPRRIGSYGIRARLGAGGMGEVFLGAPDGGGDPVAVKTVRRDVAQDPGFRSRFRREIAVARSVTGPHVAPLLDGDADAEVPWLATEYVAGPTLSAAVRGAGAMAGAEVRMLGAGLAHALAAVHAAGIVHRDVKPGNVLLASDGPRLIDFGIARDAGATPLTTTSRMVGSPAFMSPEHVAGSGRVVPASDVFCLASVLCFAATGRDPFGDGPVAAVLYRVKYVEADLGDVPEALRAVLADCLVADPAARPTAAELAQRLAPDAAARWPEPVVRHIAEYERELARVVALGGPLLPGYTPTEVAAGSPPAPHQLPTQGTDFAPGLHIAPTQGPGLAPPPRRSRRTLGAVVAALIVLGAATGGVLAWRNNRTTPNEASPGGGSPAAAKIVAGVDENGGPDASGTVPYGRDVRPTGWKKSWQGKFSGSPIGCSAGRDVVVCRKTDGTYEALSAADGHRMWTLDAGETTRPAGWGPRGQFFMPAGATRPRVYDDTVLLAAGDRLQSVDARTGKVRWEARAGGAHDLDSAPVVVDGLVFASTSPSFDGASLAAYDLKTGAEKWRKPLSPQGVSNAQGGNFWPVATDDGVLYAVGEEAPKAFRPKDGTLLGTAGGEAVQGAGERTNPGCGDLRVRGGFAFCTAYFTSEDPAGSGSDMHLLRLSAGTLKTLGRVPVDSSLAAEATLTALDDRVITLRRGGKGVHDELVVVSSDGSRILGRFPLGGKPAQGMSNPVSDPMIVADTLVWADSTTLYTVPIRSDGTLGPLAGTRVPGAPGPTRTPTYDSVTNGIDLEQELLDPQVLPVGGVVHVVYDDGTTVSVPLPG